Proteins encoded together in one Streptomyces sp. NBC_01408 window:
- a CDS encoding sigma factor-like helix-turn-helix DNA-binding protein — protein sequence MSQWDAAARLSYWAFHADRRPAYMRFAYLHLGSDTEAEQTVDATFDSIMSEWLRMLHMDRLDAYAWTVLKHCIVDGQRRRAPWQQRPEPMDISAFEAAVKDAHADRYEVLTDTIRFYSAVSRLAERQRDAVLLRYGLRCSPGEAAAVMGVDEATVGSYLGQAHRRLSRLLDTPAES from the coding sequence ATGAGCCAGTGGGACGCGGCGGCGCGCCTGTCGTACTGGGCCTTCCACGCCGACAGGCGGCCGGCGTACATGCGTTTCGCGTACCTGCACCTGGGCTCGGACACGGAAGCGGAGCAGACGGTGGACGCCACCTTCGACTCGATCATGAGCGAGTGGCTCCGGATGCTCCACATGGACCGTCTGGACGCCTACGCCTGGACCGTCCTCAAGCACTGCATAGTCGACGGGCAGCGCCGCCGCGCACCGTGGCAGCAGCGCCCCGAGCCGATGGACATCAGCGCCTTCGAGGCCGCCGTCAAGGATGCGCACGCGGACCGGTACGAGGTACTGACCGACACCATCCGCTTCTACTCGGCCGTCTCCCGCCTCGCCGAGCGGCAGCGCGACGCGGTCCTGCTGCGGTACGGGCTCCGGTGCTCCCCCGGTGAGGCCGCCGCCGTGATGGGCGTCGACGAGGCCACCGTCGGCTCGTACCTCGGCCAGGCGCACCGGCGGCTCTCCCGCCTGCTCGACACCCCCGCCGAATCATGA
- the metG gene encoding methionine--tRNA ligase, giving the protein MARHLITSALPYINGIKHLGNMVGSMLPADVYSRYLRQRGHDVLYICATDEHGTPAELAAKEAGLSVAEFCAQAHDAQKAVYDGFELSFDYFGRSSSQQNREITQHFARQLEKNGFIEERAIRQVYSPVDGRFLPDRYVEGTCPHCGYDKARGDQCENCTRVLDPTDLIEPRSAISGSTELEVRETKHLFLLQSKLQHEVEAWVAQHEEEWPQLASSIARKWLTEGLHDRAITRDLDWGVPVPADTWPELAAEGKVFYVWFDAPIEYIGATKEWSDLDPENRDHKSWWYEAEDVRYTQFMAKDNVPFHTVMFPATELATREPWKKVDYVKAFNWLTYYGGKFSTSQKRGVFTDQALEILPADFWRYFLIANAPESDDSSFTWEHFAATVNKDLGGTLGNFVNRVLTFSRKKFGDDVPAGSPAGEAEAKLGEQIAELLAEYEGLMEALQYRKAAAALRALWSAGNAYLDDKAPWLEVKTDLEGAALTLRTAMNLIHLYSVVSEPFIPASARAMRSSFALADDTAAWITPEQARALDMVPAGTPFTVPPVLFARVTEEDLESYRERFGGTPEA; this is encoded by the coding sequence ATGGCTCGACACCTGATCACCAGCGCGCTTCCGTACATCAACGGGATCAAGCACCTGGGCAACATGGTCGGGTCGATGCTTCCGGCGGATGTGTACTCCCGGTACCTCCGCCAGCGCGGCCACGACGTCCTCTACATCTGCGCCACCGACGAGCACGGCACCCCGGCCGAACTCGCCGCCAAGGAGGCCGGTCTCTCGGTCGCCGAGTTCTGCGCGCAGGCCCACGACGCCCAGAAGGCGGTCTACGACGGCTTCGAGCTGTCCTTCGACTACTTCGGCCGCAGCTCCTCGCAGCAGAACCGCGAGATCACCCAGCACTTCGCGCGCCAGCTCGAGAAGAACGGCTTCATCGAGGAGCGCGCGATCCGGCAGGTCTACTCGCCGGTCGACGGCCGCTTCCTCCCGGACCGCTACGTCGAGGGCACCTGCCCCCACTGCGGCTACGACAAGGCCCGCGGCGACCAGTGCGAGAACTGCACCCGCGTCCTGGACCCCACGGACCTGATCGAGCCCCGCTCGGCCATCTCCGGCTCCACCGAGCTGGAGGTCCGCGAGACCAAGCACCTCTTCCTCCTCCAGTCCAAGCTGCAGCACGAGGTCGAGGCCTGGGTCGCGCAGCACGAGGAGGAGTGGCCGCAGCTGGCCTCCTCCATCGCCCGCAAGTGGCTGACCGAGGGCCTGCACGACCGCGCCATCACCCGCGACCTGGACTGGGGCGTCCCCGTCCCGGCCGACACCTGGCCCGAGCTGGCCGCCGAGGGCAAGGTCTTCTACGTCTGGTTCGACGCTCCGATCGAGTACATCGGTGCGACGAAGGAGTGGTCGGACCTGGACCCGGAGAACCGCGACCACAAGTCCTGGTGGTACGAGGCCGAGGACGTGCGCTACACCCAGTTCATGGCGAAGGACAACGTCCCGTTCCACACGGTGATGTTCCCCGCCACCGAGCTGGCCACCCGTGAGCCGTGGAAGAAGGTCGACTACGTCAAGGCCTTCAACTGGCTGACGTACTACGGCGGCAAGTTCTCCACCTCGCAGAAGCGCGGCGTCTTCACCGACCAGGCGCTGGAGATCCTCCCGGCCGACTTCTGGCGCTACTTCCTCATCGCCAACGCGCCCGAGTCCGACGACTCGTCCTTCACGTGGGAGCACTTCGCCGCCACGGTCAACAAGGACCTCGGCGGCACCCTCGGCAACTTCGTCAACCGCGTACTGACCTTCTCCCGCAAGAAGTTCGGCGACGACGTCCCCGCCGGAAGCCCCGCCGGCGAGGCCGAGGCGAAGCTGGGCGAGCAGATCGCCGAGCTGCTGGCCGAGTACGAGGGCCTCATGGAGGCGCTCCAGTACCGCAAGGCCGCGGCCGCGCTGCGCGCGCTGTGGTCCGCCGGAAACGCGTACCTCGACGACAAGGCCCCCTGGCTGGAGGTCAAGACCGACCTGGAGGGCGCGGCGCTCACCCTGCGTACCGCGATGAACCTCATCCACCTCTACTCGGTGGTCTCCGAGCCCTTCATCCCGGCCTCGGCGCGCGCCATGCGCTCCTCGTTCGCGCTCGCCGACGACACGGCGGCGTGGATCACCCCGGAGCAGGCCAGGGCGCTGGACATGGTCCCGGCGGGGACGCCGTTCACCGTGCCGCCGGTGCTCTTCGCGAGGGTCACCGAGGAGGACCTGGAGTCCTACCGCGAGCGGTTCGGCGGTACTCCGGAGGCGTGA
- a CDS encoding beta-ketoacyl-ACP synthase III, giving the protein MTGSRVVALGHYQPARVLTNEDLAAMVDTTDEWIRSRVGIKTRHIAGPDEPVDELAFHAAGKALASAGLSPDDIDLVLVATSTAIDRSPNMAARVAAKLGMGGGPAVMDLNVVCSGFTHALATADHAIRAGSATRALVIGADKMTEITDWSDRTTCVLTGDGAGAAVVEASAEPGIGPVLWGSVPEMGHAVRIEGSPPVFAQEGQSVYRWTTSQLPPLARKVCEKAGVTPEDLAAVVLHQANLRIIEPLAQKIGAVNAVVARDVVDSGNTSAASIPMALSKLVERGEIPSGAPVLLFGFGGNLSYAGQVIRCP; this is encoded by the coding sequence ATGACCGGTTCACGAGTGGTGGCGCTAGGGCACTACCAGCCCGCGAGAGTGCTCACCAACGAGGACCTCGCGGCCATGGTCGACACCACCGACGAGTGGATCCGGTCCCGGGTCGGCATCAAGACCCGCCACATCGCGGGCCCCGACGAGCCGGTCGACGAGCTGGCCTTCCACGCGGCGGGCAAGGCCCTGGCGAGCGCCGGACTGAGCCCCGACGACATCGACCTCGTCCTGGTCGCCACCTCCACCGCGATCGACCGCTCGCCCAACATGGCCGCGCGCGTCGCCGCCAAGCTGGGCATGGGCGGCGGTCCCGCGGTCATGGACCTCAACGTGGTCTGCTCGGGCTTCACGCACGCCCTGGCCACCGCCGACCACGCGATCCGGGCCGGCTCCGCCACCCGCGCCCTGGTCATCGGCGCCGACAAGATGACCGAGATCACCGACTGGTCCGACCGCACCACCTGCGTCCTCACCGGCGACGGCGCGGGCGCGGCGGTCGTGGAGGCCAGCGCGGAGCCGGGCATCGGCCCGGTGCTGTGGGGTTCGGTCCCGGAGATGGGCCACGCGGTCCGCATCGAGGGCTCGCCGCCGGTCTTCGCGCAGGAGGGCCAGTCCGTCTACCGCTGGACCACCAGCCAGCTCCCGCCGCTCGCCCGCAAGGTGTGCGAGAAGGCCGGGGTCACCCCGGAGGACCTGGCCGCGGTCGTCCTGCACCAGGCCAACCTGCGGATCATCGAGCCGCTCGCCCAGAAGATCGGCGCGGTCAACGCAGTCGTCGCCCGCGACGTGGTCGACTCCGGCAACACCTCGGCCGCCAGCATCCCGATGGCCCTGTCCAAGCTGGTCGAGCGCGGCGAGATCCCCTCCGGGGCCCCGGTCCTGCTCTTCGGCTTCGGCGGCAACCTCTCGTACGCGGGCCAGGTCATCCGCTGCCCCTGA
- a CDS encoding cation:proton antiporter, with translation MSPDAMVTHFVGASAVVMVVAHAAGRCARWLRQPVIVGQLVAGIALGPTLLGALAPGAARRLFPPEIAPMLNALSQLALVVFLFAVGYELDLSILKRRARTVVTVSLAAFLVPLAAGTGAALLFREELVRLGAPTGMPVSAVLFLGVALSITAVPVLTAVVRENGLTGSLPGVIALSAAGLVDVMGWTVLIGALIDAGGHDGPHWALRLLLVLLFTAAMLLGARPLLRRLLWRRARDASYRAAVLVGFACASAWVTSALGLHVIFGALLAGVVVPREAGGTLDPGLVRPLTEVSGLLLPFFFVVSGSNVAVGGLDGSGLTALVAVTLLAVLVKVGSGWGAARLCGVGRDDARTIGVLLSTRGLTELIVLNAGLQAGLVSGPLYTVLVLMALATTVLTQPLLILVRRGSRAKGAPVTYAGPPGRPAPSGCPERPR, from the coding sequence ATGAGCCCGGACGCGATGGTCACGCACTTCGTCGGCGCCTCGGCCGTCGTCATGGTCGTCGCCCATGCCGCGGGGCGCTGTGCGCGGTGGCTGCGGCAGCCGGTGATCGTGGGGCAGCTCGTCGCCGGAATCGCCCTGGGGCCGACCCTGCTCGGCGCCCTCGCGCCGGGCGCGGCGCGCAGGCTGTTCCCGCCCGAGATCGCCCCCATGCTCAACGCGCTGTCCCAACTCGCCCTGGTCGTCTTCCTGTTCGCCGTGGGCTACGAGCTGGACCTCTCGATCCTCAAGCGGCGGGCGCGCACCGTGGTGACGGTCTCCCTCGCGGCGTTCCTCGTGCCCCTGGCCGCCGGTACCGGAGCCGCCCTGCTCTTCCGGGAGGAGCTCGTACGGCTCGGTGCGCCGACCGGGATGCCGGTCTCCGCCGTGCTGTTCCTGGGCGTGGCCCTCTCCATCACCGCGGTACCCGTCCTCACCGCCGTCGTGCGGGAGAACGGGCTGACCGGGTCGCTGCCCGGGGTGATCGCCCTGTCCGCCGCCGGACTCGTCGACGTCATGGGCTGGACGGTGCTCATCGGCGCCCTGATCGATGCCGGCGGCCACGACGGGCCCCACTGGGCGCTGCGGCTGCTCCTCGTCCTGCTCTTCACCGCCGCGATGCTGCTCGGGGCCCGGCCGCTGCTGCGCCGGCTGCTGTGGCGCCGCGCACGGGACGCCTCGTACCGGGCGGCCGTACTGGTGGGCTTCGCCTGCGCCTCCGCCTGGGTGACCAGTGCCCTCGGCCTCCACGTGATCTTCGGTGCCCTGCTGGCCGGAGTGGTGGTTCCGCGCGAGGCGGGCGGCACCCTCGACCCGGGCCTGGTGCGACCGCTCACCGAGGTCTCGGGCCTGCTGCTGCCCTTCTTCTTCGTGGTCTCGGGCAGCAACGTCGCCGTCGGGGGGCTGGACGGCTCGGGTCTGACCGCCCTGGTGGCGGTCACCCTGCTCGCCGTGCTCGTCAAGGTGGGCAGCGGGTGGGGCGCGGCGCGGCTCTGCGGGGTGGGGCGCGACGACGCCCGCACCATCGGGGTGCTGCTGAGCACGCGGGGGCTCACCGAGCTGATCGTGCTCAACGCCGGTCTGCAGGCCGGGCTGGTATCCGGACCCCTGTACACCGTGCTCGTGCTGATGGCCCTGGCCACGACGGTCCTGACCCAGCCGCTCCTGATCCTGGTGCGGCGCGGGTCGCGGGCCAAGGGTGCTCCCGTCACGTATGCAGGACCACCAGGCCGTCCGGCGCCGTCAGGCTGCCCGGAGCGACCTCGGTGA
- a CDS encoding MDR family MFS transporter, protein MDQLIAEDPTRIGPYRLIARLGAGGMGLVYLGRSEGGRTVAVKVVQAEFAGNPEFRKRFAREVAAARRVGGNWTAAVLDADTEAAVPWVATQYIPGPDLHTVVAKDFGPLPEHAVRTLANRLALALRAVHEAGLIHRDLKPSNVLVTVDGPRVIDFGIARAMDSLTGDSLHTRTGMLIGSAGFMSPEQVRGLELTSASDVFCLGAVLVYAATGRLLFGAADTGLNAHLFRVAEEEADLTGVPESLVDLVRACLDKDPAGRPTPEEVAARTATDQAGEWLPGTVLAQLGRHAAQLLDFAPATPPAEASVGASAGAVGALPDPRSPSAQQQAQPLPPPPAYAPTAPAHFVPGQGFGPPPLPASFPDPVAPDPAAPHPRRWWGLLVIALTQLLVLLAATTFNLAVPSVQAELDLAADVMTPVVSAYFLAFGALLLLGGHIADLVGARRTMVIGLAGFAAASALGGSADEPGLLIAARALQGAFAALLTPSALSLVATGFTDPRERARAFGIYAAIAAGGTAIGMLTGGWVLELLDWRWSLYAGVPLAVIALTGALTLLPDRPGRTGARFDGLGVLLGSLGLAALTYGLGNAESLGWSEPLTAVLVAGGVLLLAAFLWWQTRASSPLLAPYVLKDRNRLGAVLTLVLAGACTLALFPALDFWMRQIVGYGPTESGLAYLPMIAAAVLGSTQLSARLQSRVAPRTLIVAGLVATAVGTALLAGVDTASTFTAGVMPGMLLSGFGLGLAFMPLLATATAAVAPQHAGGASAAVTTAQAVGQSIGAAVLGGVFAARLSGGSPLPETFAVEFLGVYTTTLWIAVGGTLLAVLSAALLVTAGRTGAETPAPTAQRR, encoded by the coding sequence GTGGACCAGCTGATCGCCGAAGACCCGACCCGCATCGGCCCGTACCGTCTGATCGCCCGGCTGGGCGCGGGCGGCATGGGCCTGGTCTATCTGGGCCGCTCCGAGGGCGGCCGTACCGTGGCTGTGAAGGTGGTGCAGGCCGAGTTCGCCGGGAACCCGGAGTTCCGCAAGCGCTTCGCCCGTGAAGTGGCCGCCGCGCGGCGGGTGGGCGGGAACTGGACGGCGGCCGTGCTCGATGCCGACACCGAGGCAGCCGTCCCGTGGGTCGCGACCCAGTACATCCCCGGACCCGACCTGCACACCGTGGTCGCCAAGGACTTCGGGCCGCTGCCCGAGCACGCCGTCCGCACCCTCGCCAACCGGCTCGCCCTCGCCCTGCGGGCCGTGCACGAGGCCGGCCTGATCCACCGCGACCTCAAGCCGTCCAACGTCCTCGTCACCGTCGACGGCCCCCGCGTCATCGACTTCGGCATCGCGCGGGCGATGGACAGCCTGACCGGGGACAGCCTGCACACCCGCACGGGCATGCTGATCGGCTCCGCCGGCTTCATGTCGCCGGAACAGGTCCGCGGCCTCGAACTCACCTCCGCCAGCGACGTCTTCTGCCTGGGCGCCGTACTCGTCTACGCCGCCACCGGGCGGCTCCTGTTCGGCGCCGCGGACACCGGACTGAACGCCCACCTCTTCCGGGTCGCCGAGGAGGAGGCGGACCTGACCGGCGTACCGGAGTCGCTCGTCGACCTCGTCCGAGCCTGTCTGGACAAGGACCCGGCCGGGCGGCCCACCCCCGAGGAAGTGGCCGCGCGCACGGCGACGGACCAGGCCGGGGAATGGCTGCCGGGCACCGTCCTGGCACAACTGGGCCGCCATGCCGCGCAATTGTTGGACTTCGCCCCCGCGACCCCACCTGCCGAAGCCTCCGTGGGAGCCTCCGCCGGAGCCGTCGGCGCGCTGCCCGACCCCCGCAGCCCTTCCGCGCAGCAGCAGGCCCAGCCGCTGCCCCCGCCGCCCGCGTACGCACCCACGGCCCCGGCGCACTTCGTCCCCGGGCAGGGCTTCGGACCGCCCCCGTTGCCGGCCTCCTTCCCGGACCCGGTCGCCCCGGACCCGGCCGCCCCGCACCCCAGGCGCTGGTGGGGCCTGCTCGTGATCGCCCTGACGCAGCTGCTGGTGCTGCTCGCAGCGACGACCTTCAACCTGGCCGTGCCGTCGGTCCAGGCCGAGCTCGACCTCGCCGCCGACGTCATGACCCCGGTCGTCAGTGCCTATTTCCTGGCCTTCGGCGCGCTGCTGCTGCTCGGCGGGCACATCGCGGACCTCGTGGGGGCCAGACGGACCATGGTCATCGGCCTGGCCGGCTTCGCCGCGGCCTCCGCGCTCGGTGGCTCGGCCGACGAGCCCGGCCTGCTGATCGCGGCCCGCGCCCTCCAGGGAGCCTTCGCCGCCCTGCTGACCCCGTCCGCGCTGTCCCTGGTGGCCACCGGCTTCACCGACCCGAGGGAACGCGCCCGGGCCTTCGGGATCTACGCCGCGATCGCCGCCGGCGGCACGGCCATCGGGATGCTCACGGGCGGCTGGGTGCTCGAATTGCTGGACTGGCGCTGGTCCCTGTATGCGGGCGTCCCCCTCGCCGTGATCGCACTGACCGGCGCGCTGACCCTGCTGCCCGACCGCCCGGGCCGCACCGGCGCCCGCTTCGACGGGCTCGGCGTACTCCTCGGCTCGCTGGGCCTCGCCGCCCTCACCTACGGCCTGGGCAACGCCGAGTCGCTCGGCTGGTCCGAGCCCCTGACGGCGGTGCTGGTCGCCGGGGGCGTGCTGCTGCTCGCGGCCTTCCTGTGGTGGCAGACCAGGGCGTCGAGCCCGCTCCTCGCGCCGTACGTCCTCAAGGACCGCAACCGCCTCGGCGCCGTCCTCACCCTGGTCCTGGCCGGTGCCTGCACGCTCGCCCTCTTCCCGGCCCTCGACTTCTGGATGCGGCAGATCGTGGGCTACGGCCCGACGGAGTCCGGACTGGCCTACCTCCCCATGATCGCCGCGGCCGTCCTCGGCTCCACCCAGCTCTCCGCCCGCCTCCAGAGCCGCGTCGCGCCCCGGACCCTGATCGTGGCCGGCCTGGTGGCCACCGCCGTCGGGACGGCCCTGCTGGCCGGGGTCGACACCGCCAGCACCTTCACGGCCGGTGTCATGCCCGGCATGCTGCTCAGCGGCTTCGGCCTGGGCCTGGCCTTCATGCCGCTCCTCGCCACCGCGACCGCCGCCGTCGCCCCGCAGCACGCGGGCGGGGCCTCGGCAGCCGTCACCACGGCCCAGGCCGTGGGCCAGTCGATCGGCGCGGCGGTGCTCGGCGGGGTCTTCGCCGCCCGGCTGAGCGGGGGCTCGCCGCTGCCCGAGACGTTCGCCGTGGAATTCCTGGGCGTCTACACCACCACCCTCTGGATCGCGGTCGGCGGCACGCTGCTCGCGGTCCTGTCCGCCGCCCTGCTGGTCACGGCCGGGCGGACGGGGGCCGAGACGCCGGCACCGACCGCGCAGCGGCGATGA
- a CDS encoding glycosyltransferase 87 family protein, which produces MTPPRTVHRILGWLLAAAWALSFPLFSALEPHRLWGWCAAAGYLAAAAATALGRRREALAAALLGAVALPLVWLVLTGQGQSEVTVIERSGRLLLESGRLYVDQPARVEEYTPYLPGMALLGLPRALLGGDGGGWPVRLLGDARIWCAAVLFGCLWAARGVLGGARPALPAVLVASPVVALPLAVSGVDLPLAGLCCLALAAAAGGRPALAGAALAGACALKWTALPAVAVAAALLAACRGGRAAARCALVAAAGTALLVLPGALLQPGELWRQVFAFPTGRAEVATPASSPLPGRLLAELGTWGWYLTVGMLMAGGLAVALSLLVRPPRTLVAAADRLALGLTLAFLLAPAGRFGYLALPVLLAVWARSAAVPGASRIVTGSFRTVRTRRAERPVEGPVEGPVDGAADGPAEGRGARFV; this is translated from the coding sequence ATGACCCCTCCCCGCACCGTCCACCGGATTCTGGGCTGGCTGCTCGCGGCCGCCTGGGCCCTGTCCTTCCCGCTGTTCTCCGCACTGGAACCGCACCGGCTCTGGGGCTGGTGCGCGGCCGCCGGATACCTGGCCGCGGCGGCGGCGACCGCGCTCGGCCGCCGCCGCGAGGCGCTCGCCGCGGCCCTGCTGGGGGCCGTCGCGCTGCCCCTGGTCTGGCTCGTGCTGACCGGGCAGGGGCAGTCGGAGGTGACGGTCATCGAGCGGTCGGGTCGGCTCCTGCTGGAGTCCGGCCGGCTGTACGTGGACCAGCCCGCGCGCGTCGAGGAGTACACCCCCTACCTGCCGGGCATGGCCCTGCTCGGCCTCCCGCGCGCGCTGCTCGGCGGCGACGGCGGGGGCTGGCCGGTGCGGCTGCTGGGCGATGCCCGGATCTGGTGCGCGGCGGTGCTGTTCGGGTGCCTGTGGGCGGCCCGGGGGGTGCTGGGCGGAGCCCGGCCCGCACTGCCGGCCGTACTGGTGGCCTCCCCGGTGGTGGCCCTGCCGCTGGCGGTGAGCGGGGTGGACCTGCCGCTGGCCGGGCTGTGCTGCCTGGCCCTGGCGGCCGCGGCGGGCGGGCGGCCGGCCCTGGCCGGAGCGGCGCTGGCCGGGGCGTGCGCGCTGAAGTGGACGGCGCTGCCCGCCGTGGCGGTGGCGGCGGCTCTGCTCGCGGCCTGCCGGGGCGGGCGGGCGGCGGCCCGCTGCGCTCTGGTGGCGGCGGCCGGTACGGCCTTGCTGGTGCTGCCCGGAGCGCTGCTCCAGCCGGGCGAGCTGTGGCGGCAGGTGTTCGCCTTCCCGACCGGGCGGGCGGAGGTCGCGACCCCGGCGAGCAGTCCGCTGCCGGGGCGGCTCCTGGCCGAACTGGGTACCTGGGGCTGGTATCTGACGGTAGGTATGCTCATGGCGGGCGGCCTGGCCGTGGCGCTCTCGCTGCTGGTGCGGCCGCCGCGCACGCTGGTGGCCGCGGCCGACCGCCTCGCCCTCGGCCTCACGCTGGCCTTCCTGCTGGCCCCCGCGGGCCGCTTCGGCTACCTGGCCCTGCCGGTCCTGCTGGCGGTCTGGGCCCGCTCGGCGGCCGTCCCGGGAGCCTCGCGCATCGTGACGGGCTCCTTCCGGACCGTCCGCACCCGGCGGGCGGAGCGGCCGGTGGAAGGACCGGTGGAAGGACCGGTGGATGGAGCGGCGGACGGGCCGGCGGAAGGGCGGGGCGCGCGTTTCGTCTGA
- a CDS encoding heavy metal-binding domain-containing protein: protein MTHRRDAGLPGAAAGRSAQPRAAVNTWDSALSSEEFAAVESAGFEPVGQVLGAAVFNIGYTGIWGCPGEWSVAEGPDAKVPSSKWASSFAPLVRTMYAARRLALARAVAKCRALGGDGIVGVELRVGEFPAGGLQVTAWGTAVRARSRVRPRAPFASHLSGQDFAKLIHAGWVPTGLALGIALTTRHDDWRASRLTSRAAGNQEVGGYTQLLHHARHDARRQLALDAAKHGGDGVVVDELELTVSESECPAYGDTRDLVAEAVIVGTSITRFRLSERAAGPGTLTIMRLERER from the coding sequence ATGACACACCGACGGGACGCCGGTCTGCCGGGGGCCGCTGCCGGCCGGTCGGCGCAGCCTCGGGCGGCCGTCAACACCTGGGACTCGGCGTTGTCGTCCGAGGAGTTCGCCGCGGTCGAGAGCGCCGGGTTCGAGCCGGTCGGGCAGGTGCTCGGCGCGGCCGTCTTCAACATCGGGTACACCGGTATCTGGGGCTGCCCGGGCGAGTGGTCGGTCGCCGAGGGCCCGGACGCGAAGGTGCCGTCCTCGAAATGGGCGTCGTCCTTCGCGCCGCTGGTGCGGACGATGTACGCCGCGCGCAGGCTGGCGCTGGCCCGCGCGGTGGCCAAGTGCCGCGCGCTCGGCGGTGACGGGATCGTCGGGGTGGAGCTGCGGGTCGGTGAGTTCCCGGCGGGAGGCCTGCAGGTCACCGCGTGGGGCACTGCCGTCCGGGCCCGCTCGCGCGTCAGGCCGCGCGCGCCCTTCGCATCGCACCTGAGCGGCCAGGACTTCGCCAAGCTCATCCACGCCGGCTGGGTGCCCACAGGACTCGCCCTCGGCATCGCCCTCACGACCCGGCACGACGACTGGCGGGCCTCCCGCCTGACCTCCCGGGCCGCCGGGAACCAGGAGGTCGGCGGCTATACCCAGCTGCTCCATCACGCCCGCCACGATGCCCGGAGACAGCTGGCCCTGGACGCGGCGAAGCACGGTGGGGACGGGGTGGTGGTGGACGAGCTGGAGTTGACGGTGAGTGAGAGCGAGTGCCCCGCCTACGGCGACACGCGCGACCTCGTCGCGGAAGCGGTCATCGTCGGCACCTCCATCACCCGGTTCCGCCTCTCCGAGCGGGCCGCCGGGCCCGGGACACTGACCATCATGCGACTGGAGCGAGAGCGCTGA